A stretch of Cystobacter ferrugineus DNA encodes these proteins:
- a CDS encoding diguanylate cyclase, producing the protein MADSSKKMGEAARRAPLPNPLADRTILIVDDDPANIQHVREGLAGPGYRFREAHDGTEALRSLREARPDLIIMDVEMPRLGGVEVCRIIKANGGEGGFGFIPVILVTARQAAGKVEGLELGADDYLVKPFDMMELSARVKSMLRLKVLQDALVEKNRELDSKNQALDRAYKELDQKREELLKLTRVDGLTGLYNRRYFEERLSEEFARSARYRSPLSLVMMDIDHFKRLNDTYGHPFGDQVLRAVAQAVRGRLREVDFVARYGGEEFIALLPETGPKEALGACERIREAVASVRLEYQPPSGDALEVRCTASLGVASVPSQRLLGAEDLKKEADTCLYAAKAAGRNCVRQYKDTPPE; encoded by the coding sequence ATGGCGGACAGCTCGAAGAAGATGGGAGAAGCGGCACGCCGGGCCCCCCTCCCCAACCCCCTCGCCGACCGCACCATCCTGATCGTCGACGATGATCCGGCCAACATCCAGCACGTGCGCGAGGGGCTCGCCGGACCGGGCTATCGCTTCCGCGAGGCCCATGACGGCACCGAGGCCCTGCGCTCCCTGCGCGAGGCGCGGCCGGACCTCATCATCATGGACGTGGAGATGCCGCGCCTGGGCGGTGTCGAGGTGTGCCGCATCATCAAGGCCAATGGCGGCGAGGGGGGCTTCGGCTTCATTCCCGTCATCCTCGTGACGGCGCGGCAGGCGGCCGGCAAGGTGGAGGGGCTGGAGCTGGGCGCGGACGACTACCTCGTCAAACCCTTCGACATGATGGAGCTGTCCGCGCGCGTGAAGTCCATGCTGCGGCTCAAGGTGCTGCAGGACGCCCTGGTGGAGAAGAACCGGGAGCTGGACTCCAAGAACCAGGCGCTGGACCGGGCCTACAAGGAGCTGGATCAGAAGCGCGAGGAGCTGCTCAAGCTCACGCGCGTCGACGGACTCACCGGCCTGTACAACCGGCGCTACTTCGAGGAGCGCCTGAGCGAGGAGTTCGCCCGCTCCGCGCGCTACCGCTCGCCCCTGTCGCTGGTGATGATGGACATCGACCACTTCAAGCGGCTCAACGACACCTACGGCCACCCCTTCGGTGACCAGGTGCTGCGCGCGGTGGCCCAGGCGGTGCGCGGCCGGCTGCGCGAGGTGGACTTCGTGGCGCGCTACGGGGGCGAGGAGTTCATCGCCCTCCTGCCCGAGACCGGCCCCAAGGAGGCCCTGGGAGCGTGCGAGCGCATCCGCGAGGCCGTGGCCTCCGTGCGCCTGGAGTACCAGCCCCCCTCGGGAGACGCACTGGAAGTGCGTTGTACGGCCTCACTGGGCGTGGCCAGCGTGCCCTCCCAGAGGCTGCTGGGCGCCGAGGATCTCAAGAAGGAAGCGGACACCTGCCTCTACGCCGCCAAGGCGGCCGGCCGCAATTGCGTTCGCCAGTACAAGGACACCCCACCCGAGTGA
- a CDS encoding cupredoxin domain-containing protein has product MPFFSKIIKPLLALALSAAVLSAEQGCTKDSAPAAPSAPAAPAGKPGEPRTIALTITEKGYEPSPITLQQGQPVKLVLTRTTEHTCATEIVLDEYNINTPVPLNQPVEVAFTPTKTGKLVYGCAMGKMISGVFMVE; this is encoded by the coding sequence ATGCCGTTCTTCTCCAAGATCATCAAGCCCCTGCTCGCGCTCGCCCTGTCCGCGGCGGTCCTGAGCGCCGAGCAGGGCTGCACGAAGGACAGCGCGCCCGCCGCGCCCTCCGCGCCCGCCGCTCCAGCGGGCAAGCCGGGTGAGCCGCGCACCATCGCCCTCACCATCACCGAGAAGGGCTACGAGCCCAGCCCCATCACCCTCCAGCAGGGTCAGCCGGTGAAGCTCGTGCTCACGCGCACCACGGAGCACACCTGCGCGACGGAGATCGTCCTCGACGAGTACAACATCAACACGCCGGTGCCCCTCAACCAGCCGGTGGAGGTGGCCTTCACCCCCACGAAGACGGGCAAGCTCGTCTATGGCTGCGCGATGGGGAAGATGATCAGCGGCGTGTTCATGGTGGAGTGA
- a CDS encoding DUF4153 domain-containing protein produces the protein MTIPATGLSLPVVSPPSPQAAPRLRRPRATLLAALGLGVCAEVLFDGPSLGLSFPLFALLLLGALLALGGNEGWQRARPNAWLLVPWLFFSGMVFVRASPLLTTLNVLASSLLLLLLVHFWAAGRVERLGLGDYASTVLGGVWQAMFLPLAVVRSEVERIPWRGQLPKLLPVARGALLSLPILILFTALLSSADEVFSVAVGRGFSFVWNIFSVDMLARGVFAAGSAFGVLGLLAHALRRRREREAGVLEAAPAVGRLGFVESLTLLGAVDVLFLAFVSLQLAFMWGGARLPSGLTYSEYARRGFFELLAVSVMTLGLSLVLERWTRLNGAGQVTAFRAACSAMVGLVLVLLASAVQRMALYESAYGYTHLRVYTHVFMLALAGVLVWRVVTLWWRPERFAIGAFVGALVGLAALNVLNPDAFIARDTLARSIGGESWDASYLVRSLSEDAAPELAEYLEQAPDEALSSEIRQVFCRYSSRLQEGWAPFHLARLQALLLPPREPCSVPGAPSVTPP, from the coding sequence ATGACGATCCCCGCCACCGGACTGTCCCTGCCCGTCGTGTCTCCCCCCTCGCCCCAGGCCGCTCCCCGGCTGCGGCGGCCACGGGCGACCCTGCTCGCGGCGCTCGGCCTGGGGGTCTGCGCCGAGGTGCTCTTCGATGGACCCTCGCTGGGTCTGTCCTTCCCCTTGTTCGCGCTGCTGCTGCTGGGGGCGCTCCTCGCACTGGGCGGCAATGAGGGCTGGCAGCGGGCGCGTCCCAACGCCTGGCTGCTCGTGCCCTGGCTGTTCTTCTCCGGAATGGTGTTCGTGCGCGCGAGCCCCCTGCTCACGACACTCAACGTCCTGGCCTCGAGCCTGCTGCTGCTGTTGCTGGTGCACTTCTGGGCGGCGGGACGCGTGGAGCGGCTCGGGTTGGGGGACTATGCCTCCACCGTGCTGGGCGGCGTGTGGCAGGCCATGTTCCTCCCCCTGGCGGTGGTGCGCTCGGAGGTGGAGCGCATTCCGTGGCGCGGCCAGCTCCCGAAGCTGTTGCCGGTGGCGCGGGGCGCTCTGCTCTCCCTGCCGATCCTGATCCTCTTCACCGCGCTGCTCTCCTCGGCGGACGAGGTCTTCTCGGTGGCGGTGGGGCGGGGGTTTTCCTTCGTGTGGAACATCTTCTCGGTGGACATGTTGGCGCGAGGGGTGTTCGCCGCGGGCAGTGCCTTCGGGGTGCTGGGTCTGCTCGCGCATGCCCTGCGGCGGCGGCGGGAGCGGGAGGCGGGGGTGCTCGAGGCGGCTCCGGCCGTGGGTCGTCTGGGCTTCGTCGAGAGCCTCACGCTCCTGGGCGCGGTGGACGTGCTCTTCCTGGCCTTTGTCTCCCTGCAACTCGCCTTCATGTGGGGCGGGGCGCGGCTGCCCTCGGGACTCACCTATTCCGAGTACGCCCGGCGAGGCTTCTTCGAGCTGCTCGCGGTGTCGGTGATGACGCTGGGGCTGAGCCTGGTGCTGGAGCGCTGGACGCGGCTGAACGGGGCGGGGCAGGTCACCGCCTTCCGGGCGGCGTGCTCGGCGATGGTGGGGCTGGTGCTGGTGCTGCTCGCCTCGGCGGTCCAGCGCATGGCGCTCTACGAGTCCGCCTATGGCTACACGCACCTGCGCGTGTACACGCACGTCTTCATGCTGGCGCTGGCGGGGGTGCTCGTCTGGCGCGTGGTGACGCTGTGGTGGCGTCCGGAGCGCTTCGCCATTGGCGCCTTCGTGGGAGCGCTCGTCGGCCTCGCGGCGCTCAACGTGCTCAACCCGGATGCCTTCATCGCGCGGGACACCCTGGCGCGCTCCATCGGGGGCGAGTCCTGGGATGCGTCCTACCTGGTGCGCTCGCTGTCCGAGGACGCCGCGCCCGAGCTGGCCGAGTACCTGGAGCAGGCTCCCGACGAGGCGCTCTCCTCGGAGATCCGCCAGGTGTTCTGCCGCTACTCCTCGCGGCTACAAGAGGGATGGGCCCCGTTCCACCTCGCGCGGCTCCAGGCCCTCTTGCTCCCGCCCCGGGAGCCGTGCTCGGTGCCCGGAGCGCCGAGCGTCACTCCACCATGA
- a CDS encoding helicase C-terminal domain-containing protein: MNGAAELFTRHVFLDLETTGLDPRVDEVIELGALFIENGRITDRYAQFFAASRPLPLTIRRLTGIEDAQLAGQPRLAQKAAELRERLAGWTVVAHNASFEKGFLPDILGPLRAPVLDSCELMHYLHPELSSHSLESLLRWAGKGPRERHRAMTDCEATHSVLVHALEGCVRDGRAEDLADLLETLDPRAALRLAQIEAGEAGDEMEGSLDADAAPLVSLLTGLWSLCRSRPAPLKLSASGFLPARPERQRANGSKPPDEPPGEDTPVQPVRPEEVTALLGSGGALQHAQEGFAVRPAQLEMAQAVARTLSEGGQLAVEAGTGTGKSLAYLTPAALFTVRNGRKVGVAPHTKTLQDQLIEKDLPRLHRATGGAFSYALLKGQTNYLCRRRALDVTRVEPGMGHAARAPRAYLRALLRRGPDGDLDRLSHWFRDRFPVLLALAPAVRSEAATTLGERCPHYHRCYYHSAVAQAREADVLVINQSLAFAWPARYPKLDHLVLDEAHEVEDVATTALSSELSDMAFTRLAERLHGRDGRRGLFAELRRALFASRRGEARVLMSEIEGALTAVGTAVRRLGESVVHLCEPAAASASEADDESSYAPELRITPEVRASAPWMPVREGLLEVRECLQELHKRLTVGVAEVLPDLGVKMPPLERELAGGVAEVQELATLTSELSDDPAEGRCYAATAVPRKQRWTLIAQPVNVAAYVSRDFAQHKRALVLASATLSTGTERMPYVLGRLGLDGRNEGIPSPRMMRAPTPFDLRTQALVVLVTDAPRAHEPAFIDWAAMRMAGMAKVMGGRVLGLFASTRRMERVADELRLKLEPQGIEVMRQSRGHGRSLAARQEKDTGTVLLGTKSFWQGVDIPGRGVGCVFIDKLPLEPASRPLVASREETLARGRNTHLGFLSYRLPRALLQLRQGVGRLIRSHGDRGVVIIADPGHPSYRQALLDALAGYRVVMLPWSEARVRLFSAMDTMGLIRGP; encoded by the coding sequence ATGAACGGCGCGGCGGAACTCTTCACCCGGCACGTGTTCCTGGACCTCGAGACCACGGGATTGGATCCCCGCGTCGATGAGGTCATCGAACTCGGGGCCCTCTTCATCGAGAACGGCCGGATCACCGACCGCTACGCCCAGTTCTTCGCCGCCTCGCGTCCCCTGCCCCTCACCATCCGCCGACTCACCGGCATCGAGGACGCGCAGCTCGCCGGGCAACCCCGCCTCGCCCAGAAGGCCGCCGAGCTGCGCGAGCGGCTCGCGGGCTGGACGGTGGTCGCCCACAACGCCTCCTTCGAGAAGGGCTTCCTCCCCGACATCCTCGGCCCCCTGCGCGCCCCGGTGCTCGACTCGTGCGAGCTCATGCACTACCTGCACCCGGAGCTGTCCAGCCATTCGCTGGAGTCGCTCTTGCGCTGGGCCGGCAAGGGCCCTCGTGAGCGGCACCGCGCCATGACGGACTGCGAGGCCACCCATTCCGTGCTCGTGCATGCCCTGGAGGGCTGCGTGCGCGACGGGCGCGCCGAGGATCTCGCCGACCTGTTGGAGACGCTCGACCCGCGCGCCGCGCTGCGGCTGGCGCAGATCGAAGCGGGCGAGGCGGGCGACGAGATGGAGGGCTCGCTCGACGCGGACGCGGCGCCGCTCGTGTCGCTGCTCACCGGACTGTGGTCGCTGTGCCGCTCGCGTCCCGCGCCCCTGAAGCTCTCGGCCTCGGGCTTCCTGCCCGCACGGCCCGAGCGCCAACGCGCCAATGGCTCCAAGCCCCCGGACGAGCCCCCCGGCGAGGACACGCCCGTACAACCCGTGCGTCCCGAGGAGGTGACGGCCCTGCTCGGCTCCGGTGGCGCCCTGCAACATGCCCAGGAGGGCTTCGCGGTGCGCCCCGCCCAACTGGAGATGGCCCAGGCCGTGGCGCGCACCCTCTCCGAGGGCGGACAGCTCGCGGTGGAGGCCGGCACCGGCACCGGCAAGTCGCTCGCGTACCTCACGCCCGCCGCCCTCTTCACCGTGCGCAACGGCCGCAAGGTGGGCGTGGCCCCGCATACCAAGACGCTCCAGGATCAGCTCATCGAGAAGGACCTGCCCCGGCTGCACCGCGCCACCGGGGGCGCCTTCTCCTACGCGCTGCTCAAGGGCCAGACGAACTACCTCTGCCGCCGCCGCGCGCTCGACGTCACCCGCGTGGAGCCCGGCATGGGCCACGCCGCGCGCGCGCCCCGCGCCTACCTGCGCGCCCTCCTGCGCCGCGGCCCCGACGGAGACCTGGACCGGCTCAGCCACTGGTTCCGCGACCGCTTCCCCGTGCTGCTCGCGCTCGCCCCGGCGGTGCGCTCGGAGGCGGCCACCACGCTCGGCGAGCGCTGCCCGCACTACCACCGCTGCTACTACCACTCGGCGGTGGCCCAGGCGCGCGAGGCGGACGTGCTCGTCATCAACCAGTCGCTCGCCTTCGCCTGGCCCGCGCGCTACCCGAAGTTGGATCACCTGGTGCTCGACGAGGCGCACGAGGTGGAGGACGTCGCCACCACCGCGCTCTCCTCGGAGCTGTCGGACATGGCCTTCACCCGGCTCGCCGAGCGGCTGCACGGGCGCGACGGGCGGCGCGGGCTCTTCGCCGAGCTGCGGCGCGCCCTCTTCGCCTCCCGGCGCGGGGAGGCCCGCGTGCTGATGAGCGAGATCGAAGGCGCCCTGACCGCGGTGGGCACGGCGGTGCGCCGGCTCGGCGAGAGCGTGGTGCACCTGTGCGAGCCGGCCGCCGCGAGCGCCTCCGAGGCCGACGACGAGTCCTCCTACGCCCCGGAGCTGCGCATCACCCCCGAGGTCCGCGCGAGCGCTCCCTGGATGCCCGTGCGAGAGGGACTGCTCGAGGTGCGCGAGTGCCTCCAGGAGCTGCACAAGCGGCTCACGGTGGGCGTGGCGGAGGTACTGCCGGACCTGGGCGTGAAGATGCCGCCGCTGGAGCGGGAGCTCGCGGGAGGCGTGGCGGAGGTGCAGGAGCTGGCCACGCTGACCTCGGAGCTGTCCGACGATCCCGCCGAGGGCCGGTGCTACGCGGCCACGGCGGTGCCCCGCAAGCAGCGCTGGACCCTCATCGCCCAGCCGGTGAACGTGGCGGCCTACGTGTCGCGGGACTTCGCGCAGCACAAGCGGGCGCTCGTGCTCGCCTCGGCCACGCTGAGCACGGGCACCGAGCGCATGCCCTATGTACTCGGACGGCTGGGATTGGACGGACGCAACGAGGGAATTCCCTCCCCCCGGATGATGCGCGCGCCCACGCCCTTCGACCTGCGCACTCAGGCACTGGTGGTGCTGGTGACGGACGCGCCGCGCGCGCACGAGCCGGCGTTCATCGACTGGGCGGCGATGCGCATGGCCGGCATGGCCAAGGTGATGGGGGGCCGGGTGCTGGGCCTGTTCGCCTCCACGCGGCGCATGGAGCGCGTGGCGGATGAGCTGCGCCTGAAGCTGGAGCCGCAGGGCATCGAGGTGATGCGGCAGTCGCGCGGGCACGGACGCTCGCTCGCGGCCCGGCAGGAGAAGGACACCGGCACGGTGCTGCTCGGGACCAAGAGCTTCTGGCAGGGCGTGGACATCCCCGGCCGGGGCGTGGGCTGCGTCTTCATCGACAAGCTGCCCCTGGAGCCCGCCAGCCGCCCGCTCGTGGCCTCGCGCGAGGAGACGCTCGCCCGGGGACGCAACACGCACCTGGGCTTCCTCTCCTACCGCCTGCCCCGAGCGCTCCTGCAACTGCGCCAGGGCGTGGGCCGGCTCATCCGCTCGCATGGAGACCGGGGCGTGGTCATCATCGCCGACCCGGGTCACCCCAGCTACCGCCAGGCCCTGCTCGACGCGCTCGCGGGCTATCGCGTGGTGATGCTCCCCTGGAGCGAGGCCCGCGTGCGCCTGTTCTCCGCCATGGACACGATGGGACTCATCCGCGGGCCGTGA
- a CDS encoding pirin family protein codes for MTMTRRRFLVDSMLATVAVAAGCRSASESRAPAFIATSDRSVLQTLEGMPTSDGAGVRLTRVIGQPALRHLDPFLMLDRFHSDEPGAYLAGFPDHPHRGFETVTVMLEGRMRHRDSQGNSGLILGAGSQWMTAGRGIIHSEMPEQDRGLMSGFQLWLNLPAKEKMCTPYYQDLVPERLSEAKLSAAGSHVRLIAGGVSGLVGPVRERPTQPILFTLRLEDDQPFEVELPPEHTAFAFVHEGEVDLGPEGKPKTVRAGNLALLGSGKRLRLRATNQRSAVLVAAGRPLREPIVQHGPFVMNTREEIRQAIEDYQNGVLDKA; via the coding sequence ATGACGATGACGCGCCGACGGTTCCTCGTCGACTCGATGCTGGCCACGGTGGCCGTGGCGGCGGGATGCCGTTCCGCGAGTGAGTCGCGCGCTCCCGCGTTCATCGCCACGTCGGACCGGAGCGTGCTCCAGACATTGGAGGGCATGCCCACGAGCGACGGCGCGGGCGTGCGGTTGACCCGCGTCATCGGTCAGCCCGCGTTGCGCCACCTCGATCCGTTCCTGATGCTGGACCGCTTCCACTCGGACGAGCCGGGGGCGTACCTGGCCGGCTTCCCTGATCATCCGCACCGGGGCTTCGAGACGGTGACGGTGATGCTCGAGGGCCGCATGCGGCACCGGGACAGCCAGGGCAACTCGGGGCTCATCCTCGGGGCGGGTTCGCAGTGGATGACGGCGGGGCGCGGCATCATCCACTCCGAGATGCCCGAGCAGGACCGGGGCCTGATGTCTGGCTTCCAGCTCTGGCTCAACCTGCCGGCGAAGGAGAAGATGTGCACGCCGTACTACCAGGACCTGGTGCCCGAGCGCCTGAGCGAGGCGAAGCTGTCGGCCGCTGGCAGCCACGTGCGGCTCATCGCGGGCGGAGTGAGCGGGCTGGTGGGCCCCGTGCGCGAGCGTCCGACCCAACCCATCCTCTTCACGCTGCGCCTGGAGGATGATCAACCGTTCGAAGTGGAGCTGCCGCCCGAGCACACGGCGTTCGCGTTCGTTCACGAGGGCGAGGTGGACCTGGGTCCCGAGGGCAAGCCGAAGACGGTACGAGCGGGGAACCTCGCCCTGCTGGGCTCGGGCAAGCGGCTGAGACTGCGCGCGACGAACCAGCGCAGCGCGGTGCTCGTCGCCGCGGGCAGGCCCTTGCGAGAGCCCATCGTCCAGCACGGCCCCTTCGTCATGAACACCCGGGAGGAGATCCGCCAGGCCATCGAGGACTACCAGAACGGCGTGTTGGACAAGGCGTGA
- a CDS encoding DUF4276 family protein: MNRLVCIVEGHGEVEAIPSLCHLVLRHLGVAGWFVDKEPIRQPRSALVDERLPGPKRPGRDEGILRAMKLARSRRAHAALLLCDEDDDCAATWGPDASERMRKLLPNSLAVMAVREYETWLLLARGMIALGSLGIYKPEQIRDAKKAMRLLVPGYLPTTHQLSETRGIDVAFLRSQSRSFDKFVRSIAMLCGTPADHG, encoded by the coding sequence GTGAACCGCCTCGTCTGCATCGTCGAAGGGCATGGAGAGGTCGAGGCCATCCCGAGCTTGTGCCACCTGGTGCTGCGCCATCTCGGCGTGGCGGGGTGGTTCGTCGACAAGGAGCCCATTCGTCAGCCACGCTCGGCCCTCGTGGATGAGCGGCTTCCGGGGCCGAAACGTCCCGGCCGGGACGAAGGAATCCTCCGGGCGATGAAGCTGGCCCGCTCGCGCAGGGCCCATGCGGCGCTCCTGCTCTGTGACGAGGATGATGATTGCGCCGCGACGTGGGGCCCCGATGCCTCGGAGCGCATGCGGAAGCTGCTGCCCAACAGCCTCGCGGTGATGGCGGTCCGTGAGTATGAGACTTGGTTGCTGCTCGCGCGGGGGATGATCGCCCTGGGGTCCCTGGGCATCTACAAGCCAGAGCAGATCCGTGACGCCAAGAAGGCCATGAGGCTCCTTGTTCCCGGCTATCTGCCTACGACCCACCAGTTGAGTGAAACTCGGGGCATTGACGTGGCCTTCTTGCGCTCCCAATCCAGGTCCTTTGACAAGTTCGTCCGGTCCATTGCGATGCTCTGTGGCACTCCAGCGGACCACGGATAG
- a CDS encoding AAA family ATPase translates to MWRRVSLRNYRSIEKADVVLAPFTVLVGANGSGKSNFADALLLATEISFDAEAAIKRRGGIASIRRWGIPNTEETSVTIRWADSGSDLDREFVEQFFSLLPDSATEWRFGSEWILSTKGGRGQLLVREDKDLEELVPRFGEELIGPRGMSLDGFVPTTSISLFARQSKPLTPSPSASRRLQLDLSKMRAPHLVSSRTELEEDGSNLAGVLRRLKAEGGVAFEGVLLSMRRLVPELVDLSVFEAGQFLFVEFVQRQSGGDARFGIREMSDGALRALGIIVAARTMPPGRCLIIEEPEVSVHPAAAAVLYEVLKEASAQGAVLVTTHSPEFLDASRDEEILVCRYRNGLTRVGPLANAQREVLNEGLFSLSELIRSEPLRIEGEPPDVIGSPGTES, encoded by the coding sequence ATGTGGCGACGCGTCTCGTTGAGGAACTACCGGAGCATCGAGAAGGCCGACGTGGTGCTCGCTCCGTTCACGGTCCTGGTGGGCGCCAACGGCAGCGGAAAGTCCAACTTCGCCGACGCCCTGCTCCTCGCCACCGAGATTTCCTTCGACGCGGAGGCCGCCATCAAGCGGCGCGGTGGCATCGCCTCGATCCGGCGGTGGGGCATCCCCAACACCGAGGAGACGAGTGTCACGATTCGCTGGGCGGATTCTGGCTCGGACCTGGATCGAGAATTCGTGGAGCAGTTTTTCTCGCTGCTCCCAGACTCCGCCACGGAATGGCGGTTCGGGTCGGAGTGGATACTCAGCACAAAAGGGGGTCGAGGGCAGCTTCTGGTCAGGGAGGATAAAGACCTCGAGGAACTGGTTCCCCGGTTTGGAGAAGAGCTGATCGGTCCTAGGGGGATGAGCCTGGACGGGTTTGTTCCGACCACGAGCATTTCCCTCTTCGCCCGCCAATCGAAGCCGCTCACGCCTTCGCCATCTGCCTCACGCAGGCTCCAACTGGATCTGAGCAAGATGCGGGCTCCCCATCTGGTCAGTTCCCGCACGGAACTCGAAGAGGATGGAAGCAATCTGGCGGGGGTCCTGCGGCGGTTGAAGGCCGAGGGAGGAGTTGCCTTCGAGGGAGTGCTCCTCTCGATGCGGCGGCTGGTTCCGGAGTTGGTGGATCTCTCCGTTTTCGAGGCCGGGCAGTTCCTGTTCGTGGAGTTCGTTCAGCGGCAATCGGGTGGAGACGCTCGCTTTGGAATCCGCGAGATGTCGGATGGGGCTCTGCGCGCGCTGGGCATCATCGTCGCCGCACGGACGATGCCCCCGGGTCGGTGCCTGATCATCGAGGAGCCCGAAGTCTCTGTTCACCCTGCCGCGGCCGCGGTGCTCTATGAGGTGCTCAAGGAGGCTTCCGCTCAAGGCGCCGTTCTGGTGACGACGCACAGCCCGGAGTTCCTCGATGCCTCGCGGGACGAGGAGATCCTGGTCTGCCGGTACCGGAATGGGCTGACCCGGGTGGGGCCTCTGGCGAACGCCCAGCGCGAAGTGTTGAACGAGGGGCTGTTCAGTCTCTCCGAGCTCATCAGGAGCGAGCCCCTGCGCATCGAGGGTGAACCTCCCGATGTGATCGGCTCCCCCGGCACCGAGTCGTGA
- a CDS encoding HEAT repeat domain-containing protein, with protein sequence MRHSVKRCALSLIALLSWGAASTTLAQVDSRTASLSRQLGQGMEPGARSRAASGLGASDDPEALGPLCEGLKDTSEQVRAAAAQALGVLKEVAGVECLKARKGEPDSAARAAILASLKTLQSLKEQPPRFYVQLVDVKDRTGQLSPEVLRFTEARMRRKLSQMGAMVAPVRENKAAAQGVLRKYGVRGFRLQAEIHDTESGGLQVTMACISYPDQTLLGDVELHAAGAKPEDLLKVLAPRIIEEAADTFEWDT encoded by the coding sequence ATGCGTCATTCCGTCAAGCGGTGTGCACTGTCTTTGATCGCGCTGTTGTCCTGGGGGGCCGCGTCCACGACCCTGGCCCAGGTGGATTCCCGGACGGCCTCGCTGAGCCGGCAGCTCGGGCAGGGGATGGAACCGGGAGCGCGCTCTCGGGCCGCGTCGGGGCTGGGGGCCTCGGATGATCCCGAGGCGCTCGGGCCCCTGTGCGAGGGCTTGAAGGACACGAGCGAGCAGGTGCGCGCGGCGGCGGCCCAGGCGTTGGGGGTGTTGAAGGAAGTGGCCGGAGTGGAGTGCCTCAAGGCGCGCAAGGGCGAGCCGGACTCGGCGGCGCGGGCGGCCATCCTGGCGTCGCTCAAGACGCTGCAGTCGTTGAAGGAGCAGCCTCCCCGGTTCTACGTGCAATTGGTCGACGTGAAGGACAGGACGGGCCAGTTGTCGCCGGAAGTGCTGCGCTTCACCGAGGCGCGGATGCGGCGCAAGCTGTCGCAGATGGGCGCGATGGTCGCCCCCGTGAGGGAGAACAAGGCGGCGGCGCAGGGCGTGCTGCGCAAGTACGGCGTGCGCGGCTTCCGTCTGCAGGCGGAGATCCACGACACCGAGAGCGGGGGCCTGCAGGTGACGATGGCGTGCATCAGCTATCCGGACCAGACGCTGCTCGGGGACGTGGAGCTTCATGCGGCCGGGGCGAAGCCGGAGGATCTGTTGAAGGTGCTGGCCCCCCGCATCATCGAGGAGGCCGCGGACACGTTCGAGTGGGACACGTGA
- a CDS encoding HEAT repeat domain-containing protein has protein sequence MRFSSHLVAFLLLAFPPSVLAQADAQTASLAKTLKQGPVVAHRVQAARLLGESDDPEAMSPLCAGLADESPEVRAAAASALEKLAEPGAVVCLEARKEEQDPQVQAARTSALKALRALQARPARLYVMLAPLKDTTGTLSPELVKLIEARLRRALFQRGAALAPEKETEAQARDVLRKRKLPGYRLVPEVRPGSSGGLKLVVLCLRYPGKQLLGSVEVQGTEGEPGELLAALVPQVIADSASAYKWR, from the coding sequence ATGCGCTTCTCCTCCCACCTTGTCGCCTTTCTCCTGCTCGCCTTCCCCCCCTCCGTGCTGGCGCAGGCGGATGCCCAGACGGCCTCGCTGGCGAAAACCCTGAAGCAGGGCCCGGTGGTGGCACACCGGGTCCAGGCGGCGCGCCTGTTGGGCGAGTCGGATGACCCCGAGGCGATGTCGCCGCTGTGCGCGGGCCTCGCGGACGAGAGCCCCGAGGTCCGGGCGGCGGCGGCCTCGGCCCTGGAGAAGCTGGCGGAGCCTGGCGCGGTGGTGTGTCTGGAGGCGCGCAAGGAGGAGCAGGACCCCCAGGTACAGGCCGCCCGGACGTCCGCCCTGAAGGCGTTGCGAGCGCTCCAGGCGCGACCCGCCCGGCTGTACGTGATGTTGGCGCCGCTCAAGGACACGACGGGCACGTTGTCGCCGGAGCTGGTGAAGCTGATCGAGGCCCGACTGCGGCGCGCCTTGTTCCAGAGGGGGGCGGCGCTGGCGCCGGAGAAGGAGACCGAGGCGCAGGCGCGTGACGTGCTGCGCAAACGCAAACTCCCTGGCTACCGGCTCGTACCGGAGGTGCGTCCGGGCTCCTCGGGAGGGCTGAAGCTGGTGGTGTTGTGCCTGCGTTATCCGGGCAAGCAATTGCTGGGGAGCGTGGAAGTCCAGGGCACGGAGGGCGAGCCGGGAGAACTCCTCGCGGCGCTGGTTCCTCAGGTGATCGCCGATTCCGCCAGCGCGTATAAATGGAGGTAG